A segment of the bacterium genome:
CCGGCGCAGCGTCCGCTGCTCCTCGGGGCTGAGCAGGCGGTAGGACCAGTCAATGGTATCGGCCACCGTCCGCTGGCGTTCGGCCACCCCACGCACGCGCGACGTGAGCACCTGCGAGCGACCCCCGAGCCGCTGCAGGATGCGCAGGGGCGGGTACACCCGCACCCAGGCCGCCGCCAGCTCTAGCGCCAGCGGGATGCCGTCGAGCCGGAGGCAGATCTCCGCGATGGCCGCGGCGTTGTCCGCCGTGATGGCGAAGTCCTCCGACACCTCGCGGGCCCGGTGCAGGAAGAGATGGACGCTGTCGTACTGCGAGAGAGTCTGCATGTTGAGCGGCGGCTCGGGGAGGCCCAGCGGGAGAACGTGGAGCAACTGCTCGCCCCGCAGATGCAGCACCTCCCGGGAGGTCACCAGCAGGCGCACCTCGGCACTGAGGCGCAGCAGGGCGGCCAGGAAGTCGGCGGCCTCAACGAGGTGCTCGAAGTTGTCGAGCACGAGGAGAAGCTGGCGCTCGTGCGCGTGCGCGGCGATGGCTTGCGCCGGCGACTGCCCCGCCTGGGGCTGGAGCCTGAGGGCCTCCATGATGGCCGCGGGCACAGCCTCCACGGTGGTGAACTCCGCGAGCGAGATCCAGAAGACGCCGTCTGGGAAGCGTTCGAGGGCGTGGGCGGCTGCCTGCTGCGCCAGGCGTGACTTGCCGCTGCCCCCGGGGCCCGTGAGCGTGATGAGGCGATGGTCTGCGTCGGTGAGCAAGGCCGCCAGGCGCTCCAGGTCCTCCTCGCGACCCACGAAGCTGGTCACCTGGGCCGGGAGATTGGTTGGCACGTCGTCGAGAGTGCGCAGGAGCGGCCACTCCTGCTGCGGCCAGTGCGCCCGCGTGACCTGGAAGAGATGCTGCGGCTCACTGAGCCCCCGCAGACGGTGGCGGGAGAGATCAGTGACGCGGACCCCATCGCCGAGTTCGCCGCACGCCTCGAGCAGTTCCTCGGAGGCGAGTATCTGCCCGCCATGCCCGGCGGCGCAGATGCGCGAGGCGCGATTCACCTCGGACCCGAAGTAGTTCCCACCATGCTCGTGGGCCAGGCCATAGTGCAGCCCCAGGCGCACCCGCAAGTCCGGTAGCTGGTGCTGCGACCAGTCGTACGAGGCCAGACTCTCCTGCGACTGCAGGGCGAAGCGCAGCGCCGCCTGCGGGTGAGCGAACACGCAGAAGAAGGCATCCCCCTCCTGATGGATGACCTGCCCCCCAATGGACTGACACGCGTCGCAAAGGAGGGCGTTATGTGCTTCAAAGGCGGAGAGGAAATCGTCCTGGTGCTCCTCCCAGAGCACTGAGGAGCCCTCAATGTCGGTGAAGACCAGAGCCAGCGGTGAGGAGGCGTCCAGAGAAGCCATTGCAGCATTCCCCCATGCGGTCATTGGGCGCAGGGCTGGGTGACGCGACAGGTTCTTCGTTCGCGCCGGCCTGGATCCCTGCTGTCGCGGGGCCGCGTCTTGAGATGTTTCCTCGCCCAATCTACACAGGAGCAACCACTGGCGCCGCGTCGCGCCGGTTGCCTTTCTCCCCCGCCTCTGCCATAATGGGTGCCATTGCCGCGCCCGTGACGAACTGGAGGTTGTCTGATGCTGGACCGCAAACTCATCCGCGAAGCGCCTGACCTCGTGCGTGAGGCCATCCGTAACCGCGGCTCCGACTTTGACGTGGATGAACTGATCCGCCTCGACGAGCGCCGGCGGGAGCTGCTGGACGTCGAGCAGCTCAAGGCCGAGCGGAATCGCCTGTCCAAGCAGATCGGGGAGACGCTCAAGAGCGGCGGCCAGGCCGACGACTTGCGGGCACAGGTGAACGACCTCAAAGAGCGGATTGGGGCCATGGAGACGGAGTTGGCGGAGGTGGACGCGCTCTTCGAGCAAAGAATGTTAGAGATACCTAACATCCCTCTCCCGACCGTTCCCGTGGGTGGCGGCGAAGAGGACAATGTCGTCCTGCATGAGCACGGCGCCAAGCCCAGCTTCGACTTCGACCCTCTCCCCCACTGGGAAGTCGGCGAGCGACTGGGCATTCTCAACTTCGCCACCGCCGCGAAGATGGCCGGGGCGCGCTTTGCCTGCGACCTCGGCGGCGCGGCGCAACTCGAGCGCGCGCTGATGAACCTGATGCTCGACACGCACACGCGCCAGCATGGCTACACTGAGATCGGGCCGCCCTTCCTGGCCAACGCCCAGTCGCTGATCGGCACGGGCTCGCTACCCAAGTTCGAAGAGGACCTGTTCAAGACCACCGTCGGCACGTATCTCATCCCCACGGCCGAGGTGCCGCTGACGAACATGCACCAGGGCGAGATCCTCGAGGCCTCGGACCTGCCGCGGTGCTATACGGCATATACCCCCTGCTTCCGCAGCGAGGCCGGCGCAGCCGGTCGCGAATCGCGCGGCCTGATCCGCCTGCACCAGTTCAACAAAGTCGAACTGATGAAGTTCACGACACCGGAGACAGCCGACGAGGAACTGGAGCAGCTCACGCGCAACGCGGAGACGATTCTGGAGATGCTGGGCCTGGCGTACCGGCGCATCATCCTGTGCACCGGCGACATGGGCTTTGGCTCGGCGCGGACCTTCGACCTGGAGGTCTGGATGCCGGGCATGGGCCGGTGGGTGGAGATCTCGTCGTGCAGCCAGTACGGCGACTTCCAGGCGCGGCGCTGCGAAACGCGCTACCGGCCGGAGCCCGATGGCAAGCCGGTCTTCGTCAACACGATGAACGGCTCGGGGCTTGCCATCGGCCGGAGCCTGGCCGCGGTGCTCGAGAACTACCAGCAGGCTAATGGCACTGTAGTGGTCCCTGAGGCCCTGCGGCCGTACATGGGCGGCCGTTCGGAGATCAATCGGCCGCTGCCCTGAAAGGG
Coding sequences within it:
- the serS gene encoding serine--tRNA ligase — its product is MLDRKLIREAPDLVREAIRNRGSDFDVDELIRLDERRRELLDVEQLKAERNRLSKQIGETLKSGGQADDLRAQVNDLKERIGAMETELAEVDALFEQRMLEIPNIPLPTVPVGGGEEDNVVLHEHGAKPSFDFDPLPHWEVGERLGILNFATAAKMAGARFACDLGGAAQLERALMNLMLDTHTRQHGYTEIGPPFLANAQSLIGTGSLPKFEEDLFKTTVGTYLIPTAEVPLTNMHQGEILEASDLPRCYTAYTPCFRSEAGAAGRESRGLIRLHQFNKVELMKFTTPETADEELEQLTRNAETILEMLGLAYRRIILCTGDMGFGSARTFDLEVWMPGMGRWVEISSCSQYGDFQARRCETRYRPEPDGKPVFVNTMNGSGLAIGRSLAAVLENYQQANGTVVVPEALRPYMGGRSEINRPLP